One stretch of Actinacidiphila sp. DG2A-62 DNA includes these proteins:
- a CDS encoding toxin glutamine deamidase domain-containing protein — protein sequence MTDEYGADGSGGPQRRVDQPPVQDDGSSSGHSDVEDHEEPPGYEASTVHEEPPGYDELPGYDEVLGDPPPDSPEGPGGAGYAPPPEHAAPERGRPVTGEFLGVDIDDEALENGALAWEAEPVSGVAGMGRGAEPTRADEVRGAVADRPRLSLTSAQLLGRLRAAVRRVAARSGGTLSPNSCLALVEEVGRDFFPQGIAPPWTTDDRVLGGRGSRARIAPGEGWTRPSTWGEVTQALREAGPNSTAFILVQRPNQLGHAFLAHSLPRGPVQWIDLQPSDGRSVATTAEAPDLPAALAQVLVVTSTGRTYAGSNGAPAGVTESEHPELPHVDHPVTDEYGAPAGAAGVGARRPEREASRDRPEGGRTRSCLRENGCAAWARTCSPRPSTTWRPAAWCGRTGGTPSRWRRPRSPRSARVRVGTRVCWRRCMLPGRTTTRTGPGCR from the coding sequence GTGACCGACGAGTACGGTGCGGACGGTTCGGGCGGTCCCCAGCGCCGTGTCGACCAGCCGCCCGTTCAGGACGACGGTTCGTCGAGTGGCCACTCGGACGTGGAGGACCACGAGGAGCCGCCCGGGTACGAGGCGTCGACCGTGCACGAGGAGCCGCCTGGGTACGACGAGCTGCCCGGGTACGACGAGGTGCTCGGGGACCCACCCCCGGACTCCCCGGAGGGCCCGGGGGGCGCGGGCTATGCGCCGCCGCCCGAACACGCCGCGCCCGAGCGGGGCCGGCCTGTGACGGGAGAGTTCCTCGGAGTCGACATCGACGACGAGGCGCTGGAGAACGGGGCCCTCGCGTGGGAGGCCGAGCCGGTCTCCGGTGTCGCCGGCATGGGGCGAGGCGCGGAACCGACGCGTGCCGACGAGGTCCGCGGCGCGGTGGCGGACCGCCCCCGGCTGTCGCTGACGTCGGCTCAGCTCCTCGGCCGGCTTCGTGCCGCGGTCCGCCGGGTCGCCGCACGCAGCGGCGGCACGCTGTCTCCCAACTCGTGTCTCGCGCTGGTCGAAGAGGTCGGCCGCGACTTCTTCCCGCAGGGCATCGCGCCCCCGTGGACCACTGACGACAGGGTTCTCGGCGGAAGGGGCTCGCGGGCCCGGATCGCACCCGGCGAGGGGTGGACGCGTCCGTCCACGTGGGGAGAGGTGACGCAGGCGCTGCGTGAGGCCGGGCCCAACTCCACGGCATTCATCCTGGTGCAGCGCCCCAACCAGCTGGGCCATGCCTTCCTCGCCCACAGCCTGCCCCGGGGCCCGGTGCAGTGGATCGACCTGCAGCCGTCGGACGGGCGATCCGTGGCGACGACCGCCGAGGCGCCCGACCTGCCTGCCGCGCTGGCCCAGGTCCTGGTCGTGACGAGCACCGGCCGTACCTACGCCGGCTCCAACGGTGCGCCTGCGGGGGTCACCGAGTCCGAGCACCCCGAACTGCCCCACGTCGACCACCCGGTGACCGACGAGTACGGTGCACCGGCCGGCGCCGCAGGCGTCGGCGCCCGCAGGCCGGAGCGCGAGGCCAGCAGGGACAGGCCGGAGGGCGGCAGGACGAGGTCCTGTCTGCGGGAGAACGGCTGCGCGGCCTGGGCGCGGACGTGCTCGCCCAGACCGTCGACGACCTGGCGCCCGGCCGCGTGGTGTGGTCGGACGGGCGGGACTCCATCGAGGTGGCGGCGCCCGAGGAGTCCTCGGTCGGCGAGGGTCCGGGTTGGGACGCGGGTCTGCTGGCGGCGGTGCATGCTGCCTGGGCGGACCACGACGCGCACCGGCCCGGGGTGTCGGTGA
- a CDS encoding toxin glutamine deamidase domain-containing protein, with amino-acid sequence MPPDAPIVWSHGPEAPLGVARYDGSGAAARTPVPQDPARQQPATSSAGERSGTTSASRQDVAPVPETAEQATQEVPTASLGPYAAPPMQYSHASADSGYPAGQEYTPQPGSPADTLRSFREGDYASGWLERPSPEQEASLQAHLEEDFPLDRRGGHQRFPDPRGFTYGLAGPVRSLNRRQPRNSILTDLGSASWVQRINGRQPRSGARRTSGRLVNCVEASRAFIATWHGRPTVAAAVLRPDDPESRSTGNDRTAQWLNARWRTHHTSAAEVYRSLADRLLDNGHGSSAIIAFRHQNGNAHEYNAVNYQGQIFWVDAQLGRVSARPLYPPAISS; translated from the coding sequence GTGCCGCCCGACGCCCCCATCGTGTGGAGCCACGGCCCCGAGGCGCCGCTCGGCGTCGCCCGTTACGACGGCAGCGGCGCCGCGGCCCGGACTCCTGTACCGCAGGACCCGGCCCGGCAGCAGCCCGCGACGTCGTCCGCCGGGGAGCGTTCCGGCACGACGTCGGCTTCGCGGCAGGACGTCGCGCCTGTCCCGGAGACAGCTGAGCAGGCCACGCAGGAGGTCCCGACGGCCTCCCTGGGGCCCTACGCGGCACCGCCGATGCAGTATTCCCATGCGTCCGCGGACAGCGGATACCCCGCCGGCCAGGAATACACGCCGCAGCCGGGCTCCCCGGCCGACACCCTGCGGAGTTTCAGGGAAGGTGATTACGCATCGGGCTGGCTGGAGCGTCCGTCCCCGGAGCAGGAGGCGTCTCTGCAGGCGCATTTGGAGGAGGATTTTCCGCTCGACCGGCGCGGCGGCCATCAGCGCTTTCCGGATCCACGGGGTTTCACCTACGGTTTGGCCGGACCGGTCCGCAGCCTCAACCGCCGTCAACCGCGGAACAGTATCCTCACCGACCTGGGATCCGCCAGCTGGGTCCAGCGGATCAACGGGCGGCAGCCTCGCTCCGGCGCGCGCCGTACCAGCGGCCGCCTGGTCAACTGTGTCGAAGCGTCGCGTGCCTTCATCGCGACCTGGCACGGCCGGCCGACGGTCGCCGCCGCGGTGCTGCGTCCGGACGATCCTGAGAGCCGGAGCACCGGGAACGACCGGACGGCGCAGTGGCTGAACGCCCGGTGGCGGACGCACCACACGAGCGCGGCGGAGGTGTACCGGTCCCTGGCGGACCGGTTGCTGGACAACGGCCACGGCTCTTCGGCGATCATCGCGTTCCGGCACCAGAACGGGAATGCGCACGAATACAACGCGGTCAACTACCAGGGCCAGATCTTCTGGGTCGACGCCCAGCTCGGACGGGTCAGCGCCCGGCCCCTCTACCCGCCGGCGATCTCTTCATGA